Proteins encoded within one genomic window of Mesobacillus subterraneus:
- a CDS encoding DUF421 domain-containing protein gives MEQYFIILFRTLLLYLLILLIFRLMGKREIGELSILDLVVYIMIAEMASLAIENTKDPLIDTLLPIGFLVIIQIVFALLSLKSKKFRDIVDGKPTIIINNGKIDEKAMRSQRYNFDDLLLQLREKDVGDIADVEYAILEPSGTLSIFQKKQGEQEGKQDSSSLALPLIIDGEVQEDNLEMIDKSIFWLLEQLKKQKYEDPGEISFCSYQNGKFYIDLKDK, from the coding sequence GTGGAACAATATTTCATTATCCTTTTTAGGACATTGCTCCTTTATTTATTGATCCTTTTGATCTTTCGTTTAATGGGAAAAAGGGAAATTGGAGAGTTGAGCATCCTCGATTTAGTGGTCTATATCATGATTGCCGAGATGGCGTCCCTTGCAATCGAAAATACGAAAGATCCTTTGATTGACACCCTTCTCCCAATCGGTTTCCTTGTCATCATTCAAATAGTATTTGCCTTGCTTTCTCTTAAAAGCAAAAAGTTCAGGGACATTGTGGATGGAAAGCCGACAATCATCATCAATAATGGGAAAATCGATGAAAAAGCAATGCGGTCGCAAAGATATAATTTTGACGACCTGCTGCTGCAGTTAAGAGAAAAGGATGTAGGGGATATTGCCGATGTGGAGTATGCCATTTTGGAGCCGTCAGGCACTTTGTCCATTTTCCAAAAGAAACAGGGAGAACAGGAAGGAAAACAAGACAGCAGCAGCCTTGCACTTCCGCTAATCATCGACGGCGAGGTCCAGGAGGATAACCTTGAAATGATTGACAAATCAATTTTCTGGCTGTTGGAGCAGCTGAAAAAACAGAAATATGAAGATCCAGGAGAGATTTCTTTTTGCAGCTACCAAAATGGCAAATTCTATATTGACTTAAAGGATAAATAA
- the spoVB gene encoding stage V sporulation protein B, translated as MSKFLKGTFILLMAGLVTRVLGFINRIVIARSIGEEGVGLYMMAFPTLVLVVTITQLGLPVAISKNVAEAEARGDFRKIKKILVVSLATTISLSIVFTPALIFLAPYLSETLFTDPRTQWPLLAIAPIVPIVAVSSVLRGYFQGRQNMRPSAISQVIEQLVRITLIAVLTKTFMPYGIEYAAAGAMIASVIGELISLFYLMTTFKLRKKFRLRNNFFQFVHSGKSTFNDLMRIALPTTGSRLIGSVSWFFEPIVVAHSLAIAGVAAVAATKQYGALTGFAMPLLLLPSFITYSLSTSLVPAISEANSRKNMKIIEHLLQQSLRFSLLTGGLAIVVLYVLAEPLMTLMYGTANGSQFIKLMAPFFLFYYFQGPLQAALQALDLARAAMINSLIGNLVKTAVIFLLASQPAFGINGVALGMVMGIVLITLLHFATMLKAVSFTFYVRDYVKVLAIIILSGSLGFLLWDWLDESLSLALRILINAGTVTCLYLSLSLALSLLIRKNELSKLRSVLASFLKK; from the coding sequence ATGTCGAAGTTTTTAAAAGGAACATTTATTTTGTTAATGGCCGGGCTCGTCACGAGGGTGCTTGGTTTCATAAACCGGATCGTCATTGCCCGTTCCATCGGAGAAGAAGGTGTTGGTCTTTACATGATGGCCTTCCCCACTTTGGTGCTTGTCGTGACGATTACACAACTGGGTCTCCCAGTTGCGATTTCGAAAAATGTAGCTGAAGCGGAGGCAAGGGGCGACTTCCGAAAAATCAAGAAAATCCTTGTCGTTTCACTTGCAACCACTATATCACTATCTATTGTCTTTACACCGGCTCTCATTTTCCTTGCTCCATACTTGTCTGAGACATTGTTCACGGATCCCAGGACGCAATGGCCGTTGCTGGCCATCGCACCAATCGTGCCAATCGTTGCGGTTTCCTCGGTTCTCCGCGGCTACTTCCAGGGAAGGCAGAATATGCGGCCTTCCGCAATCTCCCAGGTAATCGAACAGCTCGTCCGGATCACGTTGATTGCTGTTTTGACAAAAACTTTCATGCCTTATGGAATTGAATATGCGGCAGCAGGTGCCATGATTGCCTCTGTGATCGGTGAGCTAATTTCACTATTCTATCTAATGACGACCTTCAAGCTTCGGAAAAAATTCAGGCTGCGGAATAACTTTTTTCAGTTCGTCCATTCCGGAAAATCGACCTTTAATGATTTAATGAGGATTGCCTTGCCAACTACTGGTTCAAGGCTGATTGGCTCTGTTTCCTGGTTTTTTGAACCAATCGTCGTTGCACACAGTCTGGCGATTGCCGGTGTGGCAGCTGTGGCTGCCACGAAACAATACGGAGCCTTGACCGGCTTCGCGATGCCATTGCTGCTATTGCCATCATTCATCACCTATTCCTTATCCACCTCACTTGTACCGGCAATCAGTGAAGCGAACTCCCGCAAGAACATGAAGATAATCGAACACCTTCTGCAGCAATCCTTGCGATTTTCCCTTTTGACAGGCGGTCTGGCGATCGTTGTTTTATATGTATTGGCTGAACCATTAATGACATTGATGTACGGTACGGCAAATGGTTCACAATTCATCAAGCTGATGGCACCATTCTTCCTGTTCTACTATTTCCAGGGACCACTGCAGGCTGCATTGCAGGCTCTTGATTTGGCTAGGGCAGCTATGATCAACAGCCTGATCGGAAATCTGGTCAAGACCGCTGTGATTTTCCTGTTGGCAAGCCAGCCTGCTTTTGGCATAAACGGTGTAGCCCTCGGAATGGTCATGGGAATCGTCCTTATCACCCTGCTCCATTTCGCGACAATGCTTAAGGCTGTTTCATTCACTTTTTATGTAAGAGATTATGTAAAGGTACTTGCCATTATCATTCTTTCAGGATCACTTGGTTTCCTTCTATGGGATTGGCTGGATGAAAGTCTTTCACTGGCACTAAGAATTCTTATAAATGCAGGAACTGTAACCTGCCTGTACTTGTCCCTTTCTCTTGCTCTCAGCCTCCTGATCAGGAAAAATGAACTTTCGAAATTACGATCTGTCCTTGCATCATTTTTAAAAAAATAA
- a CDS encoding post-transcriptional regulator: MNSSHTYGRFYKQVKPALESKIEEFKIFGYEQIKEKELWDYLTKKKWKKPKEEIQLYEIIADILSAKIGDVMNFTTVEAFKLGDFALDDEEGRRELLK, from the coding sequence ATGAATTCAAGCCATACATACGGACGGTTTTACAAGCAAGTAAAGCCGGCATTGGAAAGCAAAATTGAAGAATTCAAAATATTCGGTTATGAACAGATTAAGGAAAAAGAATTATGGGATTATCTCACAAAGAAAAAATGGAAGAAACCGAAAGAAGAAATACAACTATATGAAATCATCGCTGATATTTTATCCGCAAAAATAGGTGACGTAATGAATTTTACCACCGTTGAAGCATTCAAACTGGGAGACTTTGCGCTTGATGATGAAGAGGGACGAAGGGAACTGCTGAAGTAG